A window from Prinia subflava isolate CZ2003 ecotype Zambia chromosome Z, Cam_Psub_1.2, whole genome shotgun sequence encodes these proteins:
- the PTGR1 gene encoding prostaglandin reductase 1 isoform X2 translates to MARMVIAKAWILKKHFDGFPKTSDFDLKKIELPNLKDGELLLESVFLSVDPYMRPYSRRDMKEGDIMIGTQVARIVESKNPAFAVGAFVVGNRGWRTHFISDGKDLHLLPSNWPESLPKSLALGTVGMPGLTAYFGLLEVCKMKPGETVLVNAAAGAVGSVVGQLAKIGGCKVVGCAGSDDKVAYLKNIGFDEAFNYKTVKSLDEALHKASPDGYDCFFDNVGGEFASVAINQMRKYGRIAVCGAISQYNDSVPQKGPYVQIPMIFKELQMEGFLVNRWNNRREEGLQALLKWVVEGKVKCHEQVTEGFENMPMAFIGMLKGENLGKAVVKV, encoded by the exons ATGGCG AGGATGGTGATTGCCAAAGCATGGATTCTAAAGAAGCATTTTGATGGTTTTCCCAAAACCAGTGACTTTGACCTGAAAAAGATAGAGCTACCAAATCTAAAGGATGGAG AGTTGCTGCTTGAATCAGTGTTTCTCAGTGTTGATCCTTACATGAG ACCTTACAGCCGAAGGGACATGAAGGAAGGCGACATAATGATCGGCACGCAGGTTGCCAG GATTGTAGAAAGCAAAAATCCTGCTTTTGCAGTGGGGGCCTTTGTCGTGGGTAACAGGGGCTGGAGAACTCATTTTATCTCTGATGGGAAAGATCTACATCTCCTTCCTTCCAACTGGCCGGAATCACTCCCCAAATCTCTAGCTCTTGGAACAGTCGGCATGCCAGG CCTCACTGCGTATTTTGGTCTGCTGGAGGTCTGCAAGATGAAGCCAGGAGAGACAGTGCTGGTTAAtgctgcagctggtgctgtgggctctgtggTGGGGCAGCTTGCTAAAATTGGG GGTTGCAAAGTGGttggctgtgctggctcagaTGACAAGGTTGCCTATCTGAAAAATATAGGCTTTGATGAAGCCTTTAATTACAAGACTGTTAAATCTCTGGATGAAGCACTGCATAAAGCCTCTCCTGATGGCTATGACTGTTTCTTTGACAAT GTGGGTGGAGAATTTGCTAGTGTTGCTATCAACCAGATGAGGAAATACGGAAGGAttgcagtctgtggtgccatCTCTCAGTACAATGACTCTGTGCCTCAGAAAG GGCCTTATGTGCAGATTCCCATGATTTTCAAAGAGCTTCAGATGGAAGGGTTTCTTGTGAACCGATGGAACAACCGCAGGGAGGAAGGTCTGCAGGCCCTGCTAAAATGGGTTGTGGAG GGAAAAGTGAAGTGCCATGAACAAGTCACTGAAGGATTTGAGAACATGCCAATGGCTTTTATAGGAATGTTAAAGGGAGAAAATCTTGGAAAAGCTGTTGTAAAAGTGTGA
- the PTGR1 gene encoding prostaglandin reductase 1 isoform X1, whose amino-acid sequence MVIAKAWILKKHFDGFPKTSDFDLKKIELPNLKDGELLLESVFLSVDPYMRPYSRRDMKEGDIMIGTQVARIVESKNPAFAVGAFVVGNRGWRTHFISDGKDLHLLPSNWPESLPKSLALGTVGMPGLTAYFGLLEVCKMKPGETVLVNAAAGAVGSVVGQLAKIGGCKVVGCAGSDDKVAYLKNIGFDEAFNYKTVKSLDEALHKASPDGYDCFFDNVGGEFASVAINQMRKYGRIAVCGAISQYNDSVPQKGPYVQIPMIFKELQMEGFLVNRWNNRREEGLQALLKWVVEGKVKCHEQVTEGFENMPMAFIGMLKGENLGKAVVKV is encoded by the exons ATGGTGATTGCCAAAGCATGGATTCTAAAGAAGCATTTTGATGGTTTTCCCAAAACCAGTGACTTTGACCTGAAAAAGATAGAGCTACCAAATCTAAAGGATGGAG AGTTGCTGCTTGAATCAGTGTTTCTCAGTGTTGATCCTTACATGAG ACCTTACAGCCGAAGGGACATGAAGGAAGGCGACATAATGATCGGCACGCAGGTTGCCAG GATTGTAGAAAGCAAAAATCCTGCTTTTGCAGTGGGGGCCTTTGTCGTGGGTAACAGGGGCTGGAGAACTCATTTTATCTCTGATGGGAAAGATCTACATCTCCTTCCTTCCAACTGGCCGGAATCACTCCCCAAATCTCTAGCTCTTGGAACAGTCGGCATGCCAGG CCTCACTGCGTATTTTGGTCTGCTGGAGGTCTGCAAGATGAAGCCAGGAGAGACAGTGCTGGTTAAtgctgcagctggtgctgtgggctctgtggTGGGGCAGCTTGCTAAAATTGGG GGTTGCAAAGTGGttggctgtgctggctcagaTGACAAGGTTGCCTATCTGAAAAATATAGGCTTTGATGAAGCCTTTAATTACAAGACTGTTAAATCTCTGGATGAAGCACTGCATAAAGCCTCTCCTGATGGCTATGACTGTTTCTTTGACAAT GTGGGTGGAGAATTTGCTAGTGTTGCTATCAACCAGATGAGGAAATACGGAAGGAttgcagtctgtggtgccatCTCTCAGTACAATGACTCTGTGCCTCAGAAAG GGCCTTATGTGCAGATTCCCATGATTTTCAAAGAGCTTCAGATGGAAGGGTTTCTTGTGAACCGATGGAACAACCGCAGGGAGGAAGGTCTGCAGGCCCTGCTAAAATGGGTTGTGGAG GGAAAAGTGAAGTGCCATGAACAAGTCACTGAAGGATTTGAGAACATGCCAATGGCTTTTATAGGAATGTTAAAGGGAGAAAATCTTGGAAAAGCTGTTGTAAAAGTGTGA